Proteins from a single region of Centropristis striata isolate RG_2023a ecotype Rhode Island chromosome 9, C.striata_1.0, whole genome shotgun sequence:
- the zar1 gene encoding zygote arrest protein 1 has protein sequence MATYGDEPVDSYFYSSYNPYTGRYPRPKDAGWKYKSYLSHYGDTSDAFNNHQRAQLKSILSQINPKLTPRLRKANTKDVAVQVNPKRDASVQCSIGPRTLLAMKRDFRRRRRPEPAAPGSPQGAGEVRYPRTLAVYSPIAYRSVTSFLVDENNNNKEVSCSEAQTGEPRGDPPESAGKSDEKGKEKQAGEGGKTAKLPDQRKMPKTKQKVKSEDVQPNTDGLMDKARVRFQFLEQKYGYYHCRECNLRWESAYVWCVQGTNKVYFKQYCRKCQKDFNPYRVEDITCHNCNKARCVCSITQRHVDPKRPHRQDLCGRCKGKRLSCESAFSFKYII, from the exons ATGGCAACGTATGGTGACGAGCCAGTCGACAGCTATTTCTATTCATCTTACAACCCGTACACGGGCAGATACCCCCGGCCTAAAGACGCGGGGTGGAAATATAAAAGTTACCTCTCCCACTATGGAGACACTTCGGACGCCTTCAACAACCACCAGCGCGCCCAGCTGAAGTCCATCTTGTCCCAAATCAATCCGAAACTCACCCCGAGGCTCAGGAAGGCGAACACCAAAGATGTAGCGGTGCAGGTAAACCCTAAGAGAGACGCCTCGGTGCAGTGCTCCATCGGCCCGCGGACCCTGTTGGCCATGAAGCGGGACTTCCGGCGCAGGAGAAGGCCGGAGCCCGCAGCTCCCGGCAGCCCGCAGGGTGCGGGAGAGGTGCGGTACCCTCGCACCCTCGCCGTGTATTCACCCATTGCCTACAGAAGCGTTACCTCCTTCCTGGTCGacgaaaacaacaacaataaagaagTTTCCTGCAGTGAGGCGCAGACTGGAGAGCCGCGAGGTGACCCGCCCGAGTCCGCGGGGAAAAGCGACGAGAAGGGTAAAGAGAAGCAGGCGGGTGAGGGTGGAAAGACCGCAAAGCTCCCAGACCAGCGCAAAATGCCCAAGACCAAACAGAAAGTGAAGAGCGAGGATGTGCAGCCAAATACAGATGGGTTAATGGACAAGGCGCGTGTGCGGTTCCAG TTTCTGGAACAGAAGTATGGATATTATCACTGCAGAGAATGCAATCTGCGATGGGAGAGTGCCTATGTTTGGTGTGTTCAGGGTACCAACAAG GTTTACTTCAAACAGTACTGTCGAAAATGCCAAAAGGACTTCAACCCTTACCGTGTTGAGGACATCACATGTCAT aaTTGCAACAAAGCACGCTGTGTCTGTTCAATAACACAACGCCACGTTGACCCCAAACGGCCCCACAGACAGGACTTGTGCGGCAGATGCAAAGGCAAGAGGCTCTCCTGTGAAAGCGCTTTCAGCTTCAAATACATCATCTAG
- the slc10a4 gene encoding sodium/bile acid cotransporter 4 → MENSSLLGGDARNTGLIDFLMSDSLKQVVDFPEDTAMAGLVASNAIFLEGSTFRTGADFMAAPPTESPHLMPAFWDSPLSHGINVFVGLVLCFTMLGLGCTVDVSQLGEHIRRPIGVLLALVCQFVIMPLVAFLLALAFSLDDVAAMAVLLCGCCPGGNLSNIMSLLVHGEMNLSIVMTISSTLLALVLMPLCLWIYSRAWINTPVVNLMPFGAIILTLCSTLIPIGLGVMLRYRYTRVADVVLKASLWSLLVTLVMLFILTGAMLGPELLSTIPPSVYVVAVLMPLCGYAAGYGLAVLFELPPNCRRSVSLETGCQNVQLCTAILKLAFPPYLMGGMYMFPLLYALFQAAEAGIFILAYRMYRKKVLHKPDPMGDSEDITYQRFHDDEDFDSSYGAVTVSDPNTIMLDPCPPDPTPV, encoded by the exons ATGGAGAACTCCAGCCTGTTGGGTGGCGACGCACGAAACACTGGCTTGATAGACTTTCTTATGTCGGACTCTTTGAAGCAAGTAGTGGATTTCCCAGAGGACACCGCCATGGCTGGATTAGTCGCCAGTAATGCAATCTTCCTTGAAGGCAGCACATTCAGGACTGGAGCTGACTTTATGGCCGCTCCGCCGACGGAATCCCCGCACCTGATGCCCGCCTTTTGGGATTCCCCGCTCAGTCACGGAATCAATGTGTTCGTGGGACTTGTTCTGTGCTTCACTATGCTGGGGCTGGGCTGCACGGTGGATGTCAGCCAGCTCGGAGAGCATATCCGTAGACCCATCGGGGTGCTGCTGGCACTGGTGTGTCAGTTCGTTATCATGCCCTTGGTGGCCTTTCTGCTGGCTTTAGCCTTCTCTCTGGATGATGTGGCAGCGATGGCTGTTCTCCTTTGTGGCTGCTGCCCGGGAGGAAACCTGTCCAATATAATGTCTCTGCTGGTGCACGGGGAGATGAATCTAAG CATCGTCATGACCATATCTTCCACTCTGCTGGCCCTCGTGCTGATGCCGCTGTGTCTGTGGATCTACAGCCGGGCCTGGATCAACACACCTGTGGTCAACCTCATGCCCTTCGGGGCCATCATCCTGACCCTGTGCAGCACGCTCATCCCCATTGGCTTAGGAGTGATGCTGAGGTACCGCTACACGCGCGTGGCCGACGTTGTTTTAAAG GCCTCCCTGTGGTCTCTGCTGGTCACCCTTGTGATGCTGTTCATCCTGACTGGAGCGATGCTGGGGCCGGAGCTCCTCTCCACCATCCCGCCCTCAGTCTACGTGGTGGCTGTGCTGATGCCTCTGTGTGGTTACGCCGCAGGCTACGGTCTGGCCGTGCTCTTCGAGCTGCCGCCCAACTGTCGCAGGTCGGTCTCCCTGGAGACAGGATGCCAGAACGTGCAGCTGTGCACAGCCATCCTGAAGCTGGCCTTCCCCCCTTATCTGATGGGAGGGATGTACATGTTCCCTCTGCTGTACGCCCTGTTCCAAGCAGCCGAGGCTGGCATCTTCATCCTGGCCTACAGGATGTACAGGAAGAAGGTCCTGCACAAACCAGACCCCATGGGGGACAGCGAGGATATAACATATCAAAGGTTTCATGACGATGAGGACTTTGATTCATCTTATGGTGCTGTGACGGTGAGCGACCCAAACACCATCATGTTGGACCCCTGTCCTCCTGATCCAACTCCTGTTTAA